CAGATCGACGGCCTCGGTGGTGACGAGGTCGGCGCCGGCGTCGCCGGGGTGGCCGTACGACGGGAGGGGGACCTCCGGGTCGAGGCGGCGGATCAGTACGTCGACGGGGGTACGCATCAGGGGTTCACCTCGAAGGCGCGGGCGCGCCGGACCTGGTCGGGGTCGGCCATGGCCGCCTGGATCTCCTCCGGGCGGCCGTTGTCGATGAAGTGATCGACCTTGACCTCGACGAAGAGGGCGTCGGCGCGGACGGCGACGGGGCCCTCGGGTCCGCCGATCCGGCCGGTGGCCGTGGAGTAGATCTTGCGGCCGTGGACGGCGGTGACCTCGGCCTGGAGGTGGAGGACGGTGCCGACGGGCACGGGCAGCCTGAAGTCGGTCTCCAGGCGGCCGGTCACGGCGATCACCCGCAGCATCCAGCCGAGGGCGCCCAGCGTCTCGTCGAGCGCGGTGGCGAGGACGCCGCCGTGGGCGAGGCCCGGGGCGCCCTGGTGGTCGGTGGTGACGGTGAACTCGGCGGTGACGGACACGCCCTCGCCGGCCCTGGCCTCCAGGTGCAGTCCGTGGGGCTGGCCGCCGCCGCAGCCGAAGCAGTACGCGTAGTGGGCCCCGAGCGGCTCGCCGGGGGCGGGCGCGTCGGGGTGGCGTACGGGCGGCCGGGCCTCGGCTGGAGGGGTCAGTGCAGTGCTCACAGGCGCAGACCTTACCCGCGCGGCCGCGCGGCGGTCGCACCGTGCCAAGCTTGGTTGTATGCAGTCTTCCGAGCGCCCTTCGGCTCCGCAGTACGACGAACGTCTCACCGCCCCCGGCCCGTGGTGGCTGATCGCCGCCCTGCTGGGGCTGTCCGGCGGCCTGGTGGCCATGCCGCTGGGCGTGGTGCCCATGCTGGGCGGGTTCATCGCGGCGGGGGCGCTCGCCGCGATCTCGGTCAGCTCGTACGGCTCCGCGCGCGTGCGCGTGGTGGCCGGTTCGCTGGTCGCGGGGGACGCCCGCATCCCGGTGGAGGCGCTGGGCGAGCCTGAGGCCCTGGACGCCGAGGATGCACGGGCCTGGCGCACGTACAAGGCGGACCCCCGGGCGTTCATGCTGCTGCGCGGCTACGTTCCGCGCGCGGTGCGCGTCGAGGTGACCGACCCGGCCGACCCGACGCCTTACGTGTACCTCTCCACCCGTGACCCGGAGGCCCTGGCGGCGGCGATCCGCACGGCCCGCGAGGCGGCGGTCGCCGAGTAGCGCCGGGTCGGCCCGGCGGCGGGCTCCGGTCGTACGGGGGCCTGGCCGTACGGGCCGGAGGCTCTGGCTAGTACGGGCGCGGGTCGGGCACGGGCCCGGGGTGCCGGTGGGCCCGGGTGCGGTACCGGCGAAGCCCGGGCGCGGGCCAGTCCGGGCGGCCCGGGTGCGGGTGCCGGTGGGCCCGGGGCGGGCCCCGGTGCGGTGCCGCGCGGAGCTAGTAGCCGAGCTCCTTGGGGTTCTCCGGCTGCTCCAGCGGGGGCAGGTCGGGGAGGGCGTCCCAGGGGACCTGGCGGGTGCGCAGGTCGCCGCGGATCTGCTCGGCGAGCTTTTTCGTGTCGCGGCGGTTCATCACGGCGCCGACGGTGGCGCCGACCATGAACGGCAGCAGGTTCGGCAGGTTCCGCACGGTGCGCTTCATGATCTGCTGGCGCAGTTCGCGCTTCACGCGGCCGCCGAGCGCCGCGTTGACGGTGGTGGGTTTGGTGAGGTCGATGCCGCGCTCCTCCGTCCAGGCCGTCAGGTAGGCCATGGAGCGCTCCTTGAGGTTGCCGGGCGGCCGCTGGCCGTAGACCTCGTGGAGCTCGGCGACGAGCTTGAGCTCGATGGCGGCGACGCCGGTGATCTCCGCCGCCAGCTCCGCGGGCATCGCCGGGGGCACGGGCAGCATCGCGGCGGCGCCCACTCCGGCGCCGACCGTCGCCGACGCCTTCGCGGCGCCCGCGATGAGCTTGTCGGCGAGCTGCTCGGGGCCGAGGTCCGGGAACTGCCTGCGCAGCGTCGCCAGGTCCCGCACGGGCACGCGCGGGGCGGTGTCGATGATCCGGTCGGCCAGGTACGCCAGGCCGGCCCTGGCTCCCGCGCTGCTCTTGAGCACGCCCCGCTTGACGAGGTCCACGCCGCGCGAACCGGCCGCGGCCAGGGAGCGGCGTGGCCTCGCGTCGCCGGTGGGTTCGAGCGAGGCCGAACGGCCTCGCTCGTCGTCACGCGCGTCGGGGGAGGGCAGGTGGGCGGAGGGCTCGGCCGACGGCTTGTGGGCGCCGTCCGCCGGTCCCGGGCCGCCCTCGGCGGTCTCCTGCTTCCCGGGGAAGCGGAGCCTCTTCCTGAACGGGTTCTCGCCTGCCACGACCGACCTGTCCTCAGTCGCAGTCTCGGCAGATCGGCTGGCCGTTCTTCTCCCGGGCCAGCTGGCTGCGGTGGTGCACCAGGAAGCAGCTCATGCAGGTGAACTCGTCCGCCTGCTTCGGCAGGACGCGGACGGCCAGTTCCTCGTTGGAGAGGTCGGCACCCGGAAGCTCCAGGCCCTCGGCGGCCTCGAACTCGTCGACGTCGACCGCTGAGGTCGACTTGTCGTTCCGCCGGGCCTTCAGCTCTTCGAGACTGTCCTGGTCGACGTCGTCATCGGTCTTGCGTGGGGTGTCGTAGTCCGTAGCCATGTCACTCTCCCCCTCTGGGTGTTTGCGGTGTCTCCAGCGCACGTAACGCGTGAGAGGCCGGACTTGTGCCCGACCTGAGGCGGAGATTTTGCCTCACATCAAGGTCTGTTACTCAATCGACACCCAACCGGACCCCTCTTGAGTGATCGGGTTTGGGTGGCGAACGGGACCGTACACGGTCGGGATCGTGCGCCTTGCAGGCACCACCCCGTGTACTTCCCGTGATCCAGCCCCCTGGAAACCCGGACTTTTCATGGTTTTCCAGGGCAAAAATCCATTACGGACGGTGAATGTCCGAAGGTCTACACCTGTGATCGATCACACACGGTGCACACTCGGCCCGCCTCCGGAAATTCCGCGTACAGCGAACACCGAAGCGCGCCCGAGCCCGCGCTCAGCGCGGCAGGGTGACGCGCATCACGAGCCCTCCGCCCTCGCGCGGGACGGCCGTGATCCGCCCGCCGTGGGCGCGCGCCACGGACCGGACGATGGACAGCCCGAGCCCGACGCCCCGGTCGCTGCCCGTCCGCTCCTCCCGCAGCCGCCGGAACGGCTCGAAGAGGTTGTCGATCTCGTACGCCGGGACGACCGGGCCCGTGTTGGACACGACCAGCACCGCCTGGGCGCCCTCCATGGCCGTGGTCACCTCCACCCAGCCGTCCTCGGGGACGTTGTAGCGGACGGCGTTCTGCACCAGGTTCAGGGCGATGCGCTCCAGGAGCACGCCGTTGCCCTGGACGACGGCGGGGGCCCGCGCGCCACGGATCTCCACGCCCTTCGCCTCGGCCTCCGCGCGGACCTGGTCGATGGCGCGGGACGCCACCTCGGCGACGTCCACGGGCTTGCGCTCCACGATCTGGTTCTCGCTGCGGGCGAGCAGCAGCAGGCCCTCCACCAGCTGCTCGCTGCGCTCGTTGGTGGCCAGCAGCGCCTTGCCCAGCTCCCGCATCTCGACGGGGGCGGCGGGGTCGGAGAGGTGCACCTCCAGCAGCGTGCGGTTGATCGCCAGCGGGGTGCGCAGCTCGTGCGACGCGTTGGCGACGAACCGCTGCTGGGCGGTGAAGGCCCGCTCCAGCCGGTCCAGCATCTCGTCGAACGTGTCGGCGAGCTCCTTCAGCTCGTCGTCCGGCCCGGCCAGCTTGATCCGGCGGCTCAGGTCCGAGCCCGCGACCTGGCGGGCGGTGCGGGTGATCCGGCCCAGCGGGGACAGGACGCGCCCGGCCATGGCGTACCCGAAGGCGAACGCGATGACGCTGAGGCCCAGCAGGGCGAAGAGCGAGCGCCGCAGCAGGTCGTCCAGGGCGAGGTCGCGCTGGTACTGGAGGCAGGCGGCCATGGAGTCGTTGAACTGGTCGGGCGTCACCCCTTCCGCGGGCAGCCGGCACCAGTCGAAGTTCGGTTCGACCTCGCCCTTCAGCAGACGGAACGGCAGGTCGTCGGTGCTGATGTACAGGGCCTGGCGGGTGAGGAGATAGATGATCGAAAGCAGCAGGACCCCGGCGATCAGGAACATCCCGCCGTACAGCAGCGTCAGCCGTATCCGGATCGTCGGCCGCAGCAGGGGGCGGGCCGGGACCTGGGGGTCCCAGGTCGGTTTGGGGGGCGCCGGGGGCGGCGCGGGTGTACCGGCCACGGTCAGATCCGGTAGCCGGAGCCGGGCACGGTGATGATGACCGGCGGCTCGCCGAGCTTGCGGCGGAGGGTCATGACCGTGACGCGGACGACGTTGGTGAACGGGTCGGTGTTCTCGTCCCAGGCCTTCTCCAGCAGCTGCTCGGCGGAGACGACGGCGCCCTCGCTGCGCATCAGCACCTCCAGTACGGCGAACTCCTTCGGGGCCAGCTGGATCTCCCGGCCGTCGCGGAAGACCTCGCGGCGGTTGGGGTCGAGCTTGATCCCGGCCCGCTCCAGGACCGGCGGGAGCGGCACGGTCGTCCGGCGGCCCAGCGCGCGGACGCGGGCGGTCAGCTCGCTGAACGCGAACGGCTTGGGCAGGTAGTCGTCTGCGCCCAGCTCCAGGCCCTCGACGCGGTCGCTGACATCGCCGGACGCGGTGAGCATCAGGACACGGGTCGCCATGCCCAGCTCGACGATCCTGCGGCAGACGTCGTCCCCGTGGACGAGGGGCAGGTCGCGGTCCAGGACGACGACGTCGTAGTCGTTGACGCCGACCCGCTCCAGAGCGGCGGCCCCGTCGTACACGACGTCTACCGCCATGGCCTCCCGGCGCAATCCGGTGGCCACCGCATCGGCGAGCAGTTGCTCGTCCTCGACGACGAGTACGCGCACGGCGCTGTTCCTTCCTCCGAGCCCGCATTCGGGCAGATCTTGGACAGCGGCGGGTGTGCCGGTGTCCTGGCCATCCTGCCCCTTACGCGCGTAAACCGGCTGTAAGGCGGCCCGCCGACGGCCCCTGGGGACGGAGTGGGACCGGACACGAT
This genomic window from Streptomyces thermolilacinus SPC6 contains:
- a CDS encoding response regulator transcription factor, giving the protein MRVLVVEDEQLLADAVATGLRREAMAVDVVYDGAAALERVGVNDYDVVVLDRDLPLVHGDDVCRRIVELGMATRVLMLTASGDVSDRVEGLELGADDYLPKPFAFSELTARVRALGRRTTVPLPPVLERAGIKLDPNRREVFRDGREIQLAPKEFAVLEVLMRSEGAVVSAEQLLEKAWDENTDPFTNVVRVTVMTLRRKLGEPPVIITVPGSGYRI
- a CDS encoding PaaI family thioesterase, which gives rise to MSTALTPPAEARPPVRHPDAPAPGEPLGAHYAYCFGCGGGQPHGLHLEARAGEGVSVTAEFTVTTDHQGAPGLAHGGVLATALDETLGALGWMLRVIAVTGRLETDFRLPVPVGTVLHLQAEVTAVHGRKIYSTATGRIGGPEGPVAVRADALFVEVKVDHFIDNGRPEEIQAAMADPDQVRRARAFEVNP
- a CDS encoding DUF3093 domain-containing protein — its product is MQSSERPSAPQYDERLTAPGPWWLIAALLGLSGGLVAMPLGVVPMLGGFIAAGALAAISVSSYGSARVRVVAGSLVAGDARIPVEALGEPEALDAEDARAWRTYKADPRAFMLLRGYVPRAVRVEVTDPADPTPYVYLSTRDPEALAAAIRTAREAAVAE
- a CDS encoding sensor histidine kinase, with the translated sequence MAGTPAPPPAPPKPTWDPQVPARPLLRPTIRIRLTLLYGGMFLIAGVLLLSIIYLLTRQALYISTDDLPFRLLKGEVEPNFDWCRLPAEGVTPDQFNDSMAACLQYQRDLALDDLLRRSLFALLGLSVIAFAFGYAMAGRVLSPLGRITRTARQVAGSDLSRRIKLAGPDDELKELADTFDEMLDRLERAFTAQQRFVANASHELRTPLAINRTLLEVHLSDPAAPVEMRELGKALLATNERSEQLVEGLLLLARSENQIVERKPVDVAEVASRAIDQVRAEAEAKGVEIRGARAPAVVQGNGVLLERIALNLVQNAVRYNVPEDGWVEVTTAMEGAQAVLVVSNTGPVVPAYEIDNLFEPFRRLREERTGSDRGVGLGLSIVRSVARAHGGRITAVPREGGGLVMRVTLPR
- a CDS encoding DUF4193 domain-containing protein translates to MATDYDTPRKTDDDVDQDSLEELKARRNDKSTSAVDVDEFEAAEGLELPGADLSNEELAVRVLPKQADEFTCMSCFLVHHRSQLAREKNGQPICRDCD